The following coding sequences are from one Scomber scombrus chromosome 20, fScoSco1.1, whole genome shotgun sequence window:
- the cnn3a gene encoding calponin-3a — protein sequence MTHFNKGPAYGLSAEVRSKIAQKYDQQREEELRFWIEEVTGMTIGENFQKGLKDGVILCELINKLQPGSVKKINLSQLNWHKLENLGNFIKAILAYGVKPNDIFEANDLFENGNLTQVQTTLLALASMAKTKGMDTKIDIGVKYADKQARHFDNEKIKAGQCVIGLQMGTNKCASQAGMTAYGTRRHLYDPKTQTDKPYDQTTISLQMGTNKGASQAGMSAPGTRRDIYDQKVAQQPLDNSTISLQMGTNKVASQRGMSVYGLGRQVYDPKYCAPPTEPVIHTNGSQGTGTNGSEISDSDYQAEFQEDDFHGGYHDDYSSHYNDQGIDY from the exons atgactcattttaatAAAGGACCAGCCTACGGATTATCTGCTGAAGTGAGAAGCAAA ATTGCTCAGAAATATGACCAACAAAGGGAGGAGGAGCTCCGCTTCTGGATTGAAGAGGTTACAGGAATGACTATTGGGGAGAACTTCCAGAAAGGCTTGAAGGACGGAGTCATCCTCTGcga ATTGATTAATAAGCTTCAGCCTGGTTCAGTAAAGAAAATCAACCTTTCACAGCTGAACTGGCACAAG CTGGAAAACCTTGGGAATTTCATCAAAGCTATCCTGGCTTATGGAGTAAAGCCCAATGACATCTTTGAGGCCAATGACCTCTTTGAAAATGGCAACTTGACTCAAGTCCAGACCACACTGCTAGCACTGGCCAGCATG gcaaAGACCAAAGGTATGGACACAAAGATCGACATCGGGGTGAAATACGCAGACAAACAGGCTCGGCATTTTGACAACGAGAAGATCAAGGCGGGTCAGTGTGTCATTGGACTGCAG ATGGGAACGAACAAGTGTGCAAGTCAGGCTGGAATGACTGCGTACGGAACCAGAAGACATCTGTATGATCCAAAGACTCAAACTGATAAACCCTACGACCAGACCACCATCAGCCTTCAGATGGGCACCAATAAAGGAGCCAGCCAG GCAGGCATGTCAGCGCCCGGCACCCGCAGAGACATCTACGACCAGAAGGTGGCGCAGCAGCCTCTGGACAATTCCACCATCTCACTCCAGATGGGCACCAACAAGGTGGCGTCTCAGAGGGGTATGAGTGTGTACGGTCTAGGCCGCCAGGTCTACGACCCCAAGTACTGCGCCCCCCCAACAGAGCCAGTCATACACACCAACGGCAGCCAGGGCACCGGCACCAACGGCTCTGAGATCAGCGACAGTGATTATCAGGCCGAGTTTCAGGAGGACGATTTCCACGGAGGTTACCACGACGACTACAGCTCCCATTACAATGATCAGGGCATTGACTATTAG